The following proteins come from a genomic window of Yinghuangia sp. ASG 101:
- a CDS encoding response regulator transcription factor: MPIRVLLADDQALLRTTFRILIDSCDDMEVVDEAADGAQAVARTRARRPDIVLMDIRMPGTDGLTATTTICADPELADVRVLILTTFETDEYVAQALRAGASGFLGKDVTADALLDGIRTVAGGEALLSPTATRALITQFLTPSRPPAAMAAILDSLTTREREVMAMAAEGRSNGEIADALVVSPLTVRTHIQRAMTKLNARDRAQLVVFAYQSGLVTP; this comes from the coding sequence ATGCCCATCCGCGTCCTGCTCGCCGACGACCAGGCCTTGCTGCGCACGACGTTCCGCATCCTGATCGACTCGTGCGACGACATGGAGGTGGTCGACGAGGCCGCCGACGGCGCCCAGGCCGTCGCGCGCACGCGGGCGCGGCGGCCCGACATCGTCCTGATGGACATCCGCATGCCCGGCACCGACGGGCTCACGGCGACCACCACGATCTGCGCCGACCCGGAGCTGGCGGACGTCCGCGTCCTCATCCTCACGACGTTCGAGACCGACGAGTACGTCGCGCAGGCCCTGCGCGCGGGGGCGAGCGGATTCCTCGGCAAGGACGTCACCGCGGACGCCCTCCTGGACGGCATCCGCACGGTCGCCGGGGGCGAGGCGCTGCTGTCGCCGACGGCCACGCGCGCCCTGATCACGCAGTTCCTCACCCCGTCGCGGCCACCCGCCGCCATGGCCGCGATCCTCGACTCGCTGACGACGCGCGAACGCGAGGTCATGGCGATGGCCGCCGAAGGCAGGTCCAACGGCGAGATCGCCGACGCACTGGTCGTCAGCCCCCTGACCGTCCGCACCCACATCCAGCGCGCGATGACGAAACTGAACGCCCGCGACCGGGCCCAACTCGTGGTCTTCGCCTACCAGTCGGGGTTGGTGACACCGTGA
- a CDS encoding SigB/SigF/SigG family RNA polymerase sigma factor, with the protein MPATARLVRTARPDAPTGDDESAETLLSTEPEAMRRMNRTEVRAHTDRMLRRLARLDEGTDEYSRTRATLIELNTGLVRHIVRGFGRRPETFEDVYQTGVVGLIKAIDRYDPERGVEFVAFATPTITGEIKRFFRDTSWGVHVSRGRQELFLAVVKAGDRLQAELGRDATAEEIAAHLGVTPEEVGEGRDAGRAFLVDSLDAPTATEDRQAATRGDMIGAEDPELDLVDFRASITPLIRTLSEREQLILRWRFWDDLTQRQIGDRLGLSQMHISRLLTGILVRLREHLEADPAVSGHEGD; encoded by the coding sequence ATGCCGGCCACCGCCCGCCTCGTCCGTACCGCGCGCCCTGATGCCCCGACCGGTGACGACGAGAGCGCCGAGACGCTCCTGTCGACCGAGCCCGAGGCGATGCGCCGGATGAACCGGACCGAGGTGCGGGCGCACACCGACCGCATGCTGCGGCGCCTGGCCCGGCTCGACGAGGGCACCGACGAGTACAGCCGGACGCGCGCCACGCTGATCGAGCTGAACACCGGGCTGGTGCGGCACATCGTGCGCGGTTTCGGCCGCCGCCCGGAGACGTTCGAGGATGTCTACCAGACCGGAGTGGTCGGCCTGATCAAGGCGATCGACCGGTACGACCCCGAGCGCGGCGTCGAGTTCGTCGCCTTCGCCACGCCGACGATCACCGGCGAGATCAAGCGCTTCTTCCGCGACACGTCATGGGGGGTCCACGTGTCGCGCGGACGGCAGGAGCTGTTCCTCGCGGTGGTCAAGGCCGGCGACCGCCTCCAGGCCGAATTGGGGCGGGACGCCACCGCCGAGGAGATCGCCGCGCATCTCGGGGTCACTCCCGAGGAGGTCGGCGAGGGACGGGACGCGGGCCGAGCGTTCCTCGTCGACTCCCTCGACGCGCCGACCGCCACCGAGGACCGCCAGGCGGCGACGCGCGGCGACATGATCGGTGCCGAGGACCCGGAACTCGACCTGGTCGATTTCCGCGCGTCGATCACACCGCTGATCCGCACGCTTTCCGAGCGCGAACAGCTCATCCTGCGCTGGCGGTTCTGGGACGACCTGACCCAGCGTCAGATCGGTGACCGGCTCGGCCTGTCGCAGATGCACATCTCCCGCCTGCTGACCGGGATCCTCGTGCGGTTGCGCGAGCACCTGGAGGCCGACCCCGCGGTGTCGGGGCACGAAGGGGACTGA
- a CDS encoding SDR family NAD(P)-dependent oxidoreductase, whose product MTEHTVTGRFDGRTALVTGAGSGMGRAITLRLAREGARVLAVDIDAERLDETRKLGGDAVSAHPADISDPDACRAAVAACVDAFGGLDVLGNVAGIYVATHATDLTLAQYRRVMGVNLDGCFFLAQAALPHLLRGSGNIVNIASNAGLQGIPYSVAYAMSKGGVIQMTRALAVEYLKTGLRVNAIAPAGTNTNIAATTRFPPDLDRDLARRMGGLRGLAEPEEVAALFAFLASAEAKSITGAVYTLDNGLTAS is encoded by the coding sequence ATGACGGAGCACACGGTCACCGGCAGGTTCGACGGCAGGACCGCCCTCGTCACGGGGGCGGGATCGGGCATGGGCAGGGCGATCACGCTCCGCCTGGCCCGCGAGGGCGCCCGCGTCCTCGCGGTCGACATCGACGCCGAACGGCTGGACGAGACACGGAAACTCGGCGGCGACGCGGTCTCCGCCCACCCGGCCGACATCAGCGACCCGGACGCGTGCCGGGCCGCGGTCGCCGCCTGCGTGGACGCGTTCGGCGGGCTCGACGTGCTGGGCAACGTCGCCGGGATCTACGTGGCGACGCACGCCACCGACCTGACCCTGGCGCAGTACCGGCGCGTCATGGGCGTCAACCTGGACGGCTGCTTCTTCCTCGCCCAGGCCGCGCTGCCGCACCTGCTGCGCGGCAGCGGAAACATCGTCAACATCGCCTCGAACGCGGGTCTCCAGGGCATCCCGTACTCGGTCGCGTACGCCATGAGCAAGGGCGGCGTCATCCAGATGACGCGGGCCCTCGCCGTCGAATACCTCAAGACGGGCCTGCGGGTGAACGCGATAGCGCCCGCGGGCACCAACACCAACATCGCCGCGACGACGCGGTTTCCGCCCGACCTCGACCGCGACCTGGCCCGCCGCATGGGCGGCCTCCGGGGGTTGGCCGAACCCGAGGAGGTCGCCGCGCTGTTCGCGTTCCTGGCCTCCGCGGAGGCCAAGTCGATCACCGGTGCCGTCTACACGCTCGACAACGGCCTCACCGCGAGCTGA
- a CDS encoding MMPL family transporter, with the protein MSTILFRLGRWSFRHRRIVLGTWLMIAIAAVLAATLSGGQTSDEFTIPGTESQRTTDLLEAKLPSLAGAQTQVVFEAPANTAVTDPAVRSGIEEAVRNTGSVPQVASVSDPFTTNSVSPDGRAALSIVQYTAQAADVKNSSLDALERAVVPAKNAGARVEYSGSVYPGWRVKLSEIPEIVGLALAAVILVITFGALAAAGMPILTAIIGVVISLMAVSALAAVINIASESTTVAIMLGLACGVDYGLFILFRHRNQVLRGMDIEESAARALATAGSSVVFAGLTVIIALCGLSVVGIPFLTVMGLCAAGAVAVALLVALTLIPAIFGFAGPKIVRFLRSRLRPGHHEKVARTTALEPERTFGARWSGFVVRFRGAVLVCGVVLLGVLAIPALDIQLGLPSSAAKPTSTTERKAYDLITDHFGPGYNGPLLVVANGPVPAAEVQQLAAELARQPDVAAATPLADNDQVAVVRVIPDSGPNAGATADLVHHIRDNRAVLENAVGVPVLVGGTTASNIDVSDKLASALPQFLAVVVGLSFVLLTFAFRTILVPIKSILGFLLSVAAAFGAQVALFQWGWGRHIFGITPTETVSFLPIIMLAIIFGLSSDYEVFVVSRIKEDYTFHGDARAAARRGTAASARVVTAAALIMFFIFVAFMFTTDPTIKAIGFSFAIGVLLDAFVVRLSLVPAVMAMAGAKIWYHPRWFAKYVPDPDIEGHRLDENLAAQKRGTAS; encoded by the coding sequence ATGTCGACAATCCTGTTCCGCTTGGGACGCTGGTCCTTCCGGCACCGGCGGATCGTGCTGGGCACCTGGCTGATGATCGCGATCGCGGCCGTGCTCGCGGCGACGTTGAGCGGGGGGCAGACCAGCGACGAGTTCACGATTCCGGGAACCGAGTCGCAGCGTACGACCGATCTGCTGGAGGCGAAGCTCCCCAGCCTCGCCGGTGCGCAGACCCAGGTCGTCTTCGAGGCACCCGCGAACACCGCCGTCACCGATCCGGCCGTGCGCTCCGGTATCGAGGAGGCCGTGCGGAACACCGGCTCGGTGCCCCAAGTCGCGTCCGTCTCCGACCCGTTCACCACGAACAGCGTCTCGCCCGACGGGCGCGCGGCGCTCTCGATCGTGCAGTACACGGCGCAGGCGGCCGACGTCAAGAACTCCTCGCTCGACGCCCTGGAACGTGCCGTCGTGCCCGCGAAGAACGCCGGGGCACGGGTCGAGTACTCCGGGAGCGTCTACCCCGGGTGGCGCGTCAAGCTCTCCGAGATCCCCGAGATCGTCGGCCTCGCCCTCGCCGCCGTGATCCTGGTGATCACCTTCGGCGCGCTGGCCGCGGCCGGCATGCCGATCCTCACCGCGATCATCGGCGTCGTCATCTCGCTCATGGCGGTGAGCGCGCTCGCCGCCGTCATCAACATCGCCTCCGAGTCGACCACCGTCGCCATCATGCTGGGGCTGGCCTGCGGCGTGGACTACGGCCTCTTCATCCTGTTCCGGCACCGCAACCAGGTGCTGCGCGGCATGGACATCGAGGAATCCGCCGCACGGGCGCTCGCCACCGCCGGAAGTTCGGTGGTTTTTGCCGGACTGACCGTCATCATCGCGCTGTGCGGCCTCTCCGTGGTCGGCATCCCCTTCCTCACCGTCATGGGCCTGTGCGCGGCCGGGGCGGTGGCGGTCGCGCTGCTCGTCGCGCTGACGCTGATCCCGGCGATCTTCGGCTTCGCGGGCCCGAAGATCGTCCGCTTCCTCAGGTCGCGGCTGCGCCCCGGGCACCACGAGAAGGTCGCCCGGACCACCGCCCTGGAACCCGAACGGACGTTCGGGGCGCGCTGGTCGGGGTTCGTCGTACGGTTCCGGGGGGCCGTCCTGGTCTGCGGGGTCGTCCTGCTCGGTGTGCTGGCGATCCCCGCGCTGGACATCCAGTTGGGCCTGCCCAGCAGCGCCGCGAAACCGACGTCCACCACCGAGCGCAAGGCGTACGACCTGATCACCGATCACTTCGGCCCGGGCTACAACGGGCCGCTGCTGGTCGTCGCGAACGGGCCGGTGCCCGCGGCCGAGGTGCAGCAACTGGCCGCCGAGCTGGCCCGGCAGCCCGACGTCGCGGCGGCGACCCCGCTCGCCGACAACGACCAGGTGGCCGTGGTCCGGGTGATCCCCGACAGCGGCCCCAACGCCGGCGCGACCGCCGACCTCGTGCACCACATCCGCGACAACCGGGCCGTGCTGGAGAACGCCGTCGGGGTGCCGGTCCTCGTCGGCGGCACCACCGCGTCCAACATCGACGTCTCCGACAAACTCGCGTCCGCGCTGCCGCAGTTCCTGGCCGTGGTGGTCGGACTCTCGTTCGTGCTGCTGACGTTCGCGTTCCGGACGATCCTGGTGCCGATCAAGTCCATCCTCGGCTTCCTGCTGTCCGTCGCCGCGGCGTTCGGCGCCCAGGTCGCGTTGTTCCAATGGGGCTGGGGCCGCCACATCTTCGGCATCACCCCGACCGAGACGGTCAGCTTCCTGCCCATCATCATGCTCGCGATCATCTTCGGACTGTCCAGCGACTACGAGGTGTTCGTCGTCTCGCGCATCAAGGAGGACTACACCTTCCACGGCGACGCCCGGGCCGCGGCGCGGCGCGGCACCGCGGCGTCCGCACGGGTGGTGACCGCCGCGGCGCTGATCATGTTCTTCATCTTCGTGGCCTTCATGTTCACCACCGACCCGACCATCAAGGCCATCGGCTTCAGCTTCGCCATCGGGGTGCTGCTCGACGCGTTCGTCGTACGCCTGAGCCTGGTTCCCGCGGTGATGGCCATGGCCGGGGCGAAAATCTGGTACCACCCGCGGTGGTTCGCCAAGTACGTCCCCGACCCCGACATCGAGGGGCACCGGCTGGACGAAAACCTCGCGGCGCAAAAACGCGGCACTGCTTCGTAA
- a CDS encoding MMPL family transporter, with protein sequence MATFLYRLGRVAFRRRRYVVLLWLAVLAAVGFGAVSAPASPDDTSSMPGIEAGQAYDLMNQRFPGTEADGATARIVFGTADGQQVTATANRAAIEHAVADIADGPQVARVVSPFDDPSAAVSQDARTAYATVTYQVKADDLSAAGKADLEHAIDQARQAGLTVEAGGSAVAETPGAGGLAEAIGVVIAAAVLLITFGSLAAAGLPLLTAVLGVGISMAAILALGSAFGLSATTGTLASMLGLAVGIDYAVFVVARYREERAKGHAPQEAAGLAAGTAGSAVVFAGLTVVIALAGLSVVGVPMLTKMGLAAAGAVVVAVLIALTLVPALLGFWPHAVLGRGERKRTKRAAKKRRKENAGARWARFVLRRPLPVLLAAVAGLGALAVPVMDLQLGMPGDEAKSTASTERRAYDALADGFGPGFNGPLTVVVDARPAADPAAAVSALSEKIAGTDGVVGVSTPRFNTAGDTAVLTVTPSTAPTSERTKDLVHTIRSERAAAEADTGATFKVTGTTAMNIDIAQKMQDALIPYLVVVVGLAFLLLLLVFRSVLVPLKAALGFLLSVLASLGAVVAVFQWGWFADLLGVEQTGPIMSMMPIFLVGIVFGLAMDYEVFLVSRMREAYVRGEGPGAAVVTGFRSSARVVAAAALIMTAVFSGFISAGESMVKMIGFGLAIAVLFDAFVVRMALVPAVFALLGKAAWWLPRWLDRLLPHVDVEGEALSRRVPAPLGADDPDTPDAAGHGPARDPVRV encoded by the coding sequence ATGGCGACCTTCCTGTACCGACTGGGCCGAGTGGCCTTCCGCCGACGGCGCTACGTCGTCCTGTTGTGGCTCGCGGTGCTCGCCGCGGTCGGCTTCGGCGCCGTGAGCGCGCCGGCTTCCCCCGACGACACGTCGTCGATGCCCGGTATCGAGGCCGGGCAGGCGTACGACCTCATGAACCAGCGGTTCCCCGGCACCGAGGCGGACGGCGCCACCGCCCGCATCGTCTTCGGCACCGCCGACGGGCAGCAGGTGACCGCGACCGCGAACCGCGCGGCCATCGAGCACGCGGTCGCCGACATCGCCGACGGCCCGCAGGTCGCCCGCGTCGTCAGCCCCTTCGACGACCCGTCCGCGGCGGTCAGCCAGGACGCGCGGACGGCGTACGCGACCGTGACCTACCAGGTCAAGGCCGACGACCTCTCCGCCGCGGGCAAGGCCGACCTGGAGCACGCCATCGACCAGGCGCGGCAGGCCGGCCTGACCGTCGAGGCCGGCGGTTCCGCCGTCGCCGAGACCCCCGGGGCGGGCGGACTCGCCGAGGCCATCGGCGTCGTCATCGCCGCCGCCGTCCTCCTGATCACGTTCGGGTCGCTCGCCGCCGCCGGGCTGCCGCTGCTCACCGCCGTCCTCGGCGTCGGCATCAGCATGGCGGCGATCCTCGCCCTCGGCAGCGCCTTCGGCCTGTCCGCGACGACCGGCACGCTCGCCTCGATGCTCGGCCTGGCGGTCGGCATCGACTACGCCGTCTTCGTCGTCGCCCGCTACCGCGAGGAGCGGGCCAAGGGCCATGCCCCCCAGGAAGCCGCCGGACTCGCCGCGGGCACGGCCGGATCCGCCGTCGTCTTCGCCGGCCTCACGGTCGTCATCGCGCTCGCCGGGCTGTCCGTCGTCGGGGTGCCGATGCTCACCAAGATGGGCCTGGCCGCGGCCGGGGCGGTCGTCGTCGCGGTGCTCATCGCCCTGACCCTGGTCCCCGCGCTGCTCGGGTTCTGGCCGCACGCGGTCCTCGGCCGGGGCGAGCGCAAGCGCACCAAGCGCGCCGCGAAGAAGCGGCGGAAGGAGAACGCGGGCGCGCGCTGGGCCCGGTTCGTCCTGCGGCGCCCGCTGCCCGTGCTGCTGGCCGCCGTCGCGGGCCTGGGCGCGCTCGCCGTCCCCGTCATGGACCTGCAGCTGGGCATGCCGGGCGACGAGGCCAAGTCCACCGCGAGCACCGAGCGCCGGGCGTACGACGCCCTCGCCGACGGCTTCGGCCCCGGCTTCAACGGCCCCCTGACGGTCGTGGTCGACGCCCGGCCCGCCGCCGACCCGGCCGCCGCGGTGTCCGCGCTGTCCGAGAAGATCGCCGGCACGGACGGCGTGGTCGGCGTCTCCACACCCCGCTTCAACACCGCCGGCGACACCGCGGTGCTCACCGTCACCCCGTCCACCGCCCCGACCAGCGAACGCACCAAGGACCTGGTCCACACCATCAGGAGCGAGCGCGCCGCCGCGGAAGCCGACACCGGGGCGACCTTCAAGGTCACCGGGACCACCGCGATGAACATCGACATCGCGCAGAAGATGCAGGACGCGCTGATCCCGTACCTCGTGGTCGTCGTCGGGCTCGCGTTCCTGCTCCTGCTGCTGGTCTTCCGGTCCGTGCTGGTGCCGCTCAAGGCCGCCCTCGGGTTCCTGCTGTCGGTCCTCGCGTCGCTCGGCGCGGTGGTGGCCGTGTTCCAGTGGGGGTGGTTCGCCGACCTCCTCGGTGTCGAGCAGACCGGGCCGATCATGAGCATGATGCCGATCTTCCTGGTCGGCATCGTCTTCGGACTGGCCATGGACTACGAGGTGTTCCTCGTCTCGCGCATGCGGGAGGCGTACGTCCGCGGCGAAGGCCCCGGCGCGGCCGTGGTGACCGGCTTCCGCTCCAGCGCCCGGGTCGTCGCGGCAGCCGCGCTGATCATGACGGCGGTCTTCTCCGGCTTCATCTCCGCCGGCGAGTCGATGGTCAAGATGATCGGCTTCGGCCTCGCGATCGCGGTCCTGTTCGACGCGTTCGTCGTCCGTATGGCGCTCGTCCCGGCCGTCTTCGCCCTGCTCGGCAAGGCCGCGTGGTGGCTGCCGCGCTGGCTGGACCGCCTGCTGCCGCACGTCGACGTCGAAGGCGAGGCACTGAGCCGGCGGGTGCCCGCGCCCCTCGGCGCGGACGACCCGGACACCCCGGACGCCGCGGGCCACGGCCCCGCGCGCGACCCGGTCCGCGTCTGA
- a CDS encoding FAD-dependent oxidoreductase, which produces MTAEGPFVTAAGAPVDDTDVLVVGAGPTGLALGAALALEGRRVVVADREKRSRATSRAVIVHARTLELLDWLGAADTLIGLGVPVRRITVRDRDQVLMPITFDRLPSAHPYALMVPQHVTEAVLADRLADLGVGVLRPWRVASVTQGDNGVVARSEDGRAIRAAFAVGCDGRHSTVREAAGIALDGPTYREGFAVADAKLSGGVPRNQAVLYLSPEGLLLVAPLPGPLHRIVAAEERRPGAIDRGFVQHLLDARGPHQDRARVEHVDWGSYFHIDHGLAADYHRGRLVVAGDAAHVHSPVGGQGMNVGIVDAIALAPVLGAILDGGPLTLLDEYDAARRPVADGIATATDRLTRLAVVDHRLRAVRNLLLSTAARVPLIPRRLALRLSGMVYRDTITTDNTPVGLAAR; this is translated from the coding sequence GTGACCGCGGAAGGACCGTTCGTGACCGCCGCCGGGGCACCCGTCGACGACACCGACGTCCTGGTCGTCGGGGCGGGGCCGACCGGCCTGGCGTTGGGGGCGGCGCTGGCCCTGGAGGGGCGCCGGGTCGTGGTCGCCGACCGGGAGAAGCGGTCGCGCGCGACGTCGCGGGCGGTCATCGTGCACGCCAGGACCCTGGAACTGCTCGACTGGCTGGGTGCGGCCGACACCCTCATCGGGCTGGGCGTCCCGGTACGCCGCATCACGGTGCGTGACCGCGACCAGGTGCTCATGCCGATCACGTTCGACCGGCTCCCGTCCGCCCACCCGTACGCGCTGATGGTCCCGCAACACGTCACCGAAGCGGTGCTGGCGGATCGGCTGGCCGACCTGGGCGTCGGTGTGCTGCGCCCGTGGAGGGTCGCGTCGGTCACGCAGGGCGACAACGGCGTGGTCGCGCGGTCCGAGGACGGGCGCGCGATCCGCGCGGCCTTCGCCGTGGGGTGCGACGGCCGGCACAGCACGGTCCGCGAGGCGGCGGGCATCGCGCTCGACGGCCCGACGTACCGCGAGGGCTTCGCGGTGGCCGACGCCAAGCTCTCGGGCGGGGTGCCGCGGAACCAGGCCGTCCTGTACCTCTCCCCCGAGGGGCTTCTCCTCGTCGCGCCCCTGCCCGGCCCGCTGCACCGGATCGTCGCCGCCGAGGAGCGGCGACCGGGAGCGATCGACCGGGGATTCGTGCAACACCTGCTCGACGCGCGGGGGCCGCACCAGGACCGGGCGCGCGTCGAACACGTCGACTGGGGCTCGTACTTCCACATCGACCACGGCCTCGCGGCCGACTACCACCGGGGACGCCTCGTCGTGGCCGGCGATGCCGCGCACGTGCACAGCCCGGTCGGCGGGCAGGGGATGAACGTCGGTATCGTCGACGCCATCGCCCTCGCACCCGTACTCGGCGCGATCCTCGACGGCGGCCCGCTCACCCTGCTCGACGAGTACGACGCCGCCCGGCGCCCGGTCGCCGACGGGATCGCCACGGCCACGGACCGCCTCACCCGCCTCGCCGTCGTCGACCACCGTCTCCGTGCGGTCCGGAACCTCCTCCTGAGCACCGCCGCGCGCGTGCCCCTGATCCCACGTCGGCTCGCACTGCGGCTGTCGGGCATGGTCTACCGCGACACGATCACGACGGACAACACCCCGGTCGGCCTCGCGGCACGGTAA
- a CDS encoding sensor histidine kinase — MLTTWRRYAERHSRATEAVFLLLLFAAAGPASQYASHSYSAEGLGWFPGQINAAVACVAVLWRHRCPRTVVAVTAVCASASGGLGYLITPLLLAPVMVALYQLAVRASRRTTQGYCLGVIALIVLTALLADDYGHPLLLKTLGPAFWLVVPALTGAMVQTRRAYIDEVRARAEHAERTREEEARHRVAEERVRIARELHDVVAHHLALANAQAGTAAHLVRNRPEQAERILVELAGTTSSALRELKATVGLLRRPEDPEAPLEPSPGLDRLPELVTAFGGAGLDVAVTTEGEARPLSPGVDLTAFRIVQEALTNVAKHAGVTRADVRLAYGPRLLRVTVTNDRGAVVPGSPPSASGGFGVMGMRERARSVGGTLRADPRPDGGFTVAAELPLTV; from the coding sequence ATGCTGACCACCTGGCGGCGCTACGCCGAGCGACACTCCCGCGCCACCGAAGCGGTGTTCCTGCTGCTGCTGTTCGCCGCCGCGGGGCCCGCGAGCCAGTACGCCAGCCACTCCTACAGCGCCGAAGGCCTCGGCTGGTTCCCGGGACAGATCAACGCCGCCGTCGCGTGCGTGGCCGTGCTGTGGCGCCACCGCTGTCCCCGCACCGTGGTCGCGGTCACCGCGGTGTGCGCCAGCGCGTCGGGCGGCCTCGGGTACCTCATCACGCCGCTGCTGCTCGCCCCGGTCATGGTCGCGCTGTACCAGCTCGCGGTCCGCGCGTCCCGCAGGACCACACAGGGCTACTGCCTCGGCGTCATCGCACTGATCGTCCTCACCGCCCTGCTGGCCGACGACTACGGCCACCCGCTGCTGCTCAAGACGCTCGGCCCGGCCTTCTGGCTCGTCGTCCCGGCGCTGACCGGCGCGATGGTCCAGACCCGGCGGGCCTACATCGACGAGGTACGGGCCCGCGCCGAACACGCCGAACGCACGCGCGAGGAGGAGGCCCGCCACCGCGTCGCCGAGGAGCGCGTGCGCATCGCCCGCGAACTCCACGACGTGGTCGCCCACCACCTCGCCCTCGCCAACGCGCAGGCCGGCACCGCGGCGCACCTCGTCCGCAACCGTCCCGAGCAGGCCGAGCGGATCCTCGTGGAACTGGCCGGCACCACGTCCTCCGCGCTGCGCGAACTCAAGGCGACGGTCGGCCTGTTGCGCCGGCCCGAGGATCCCGAGGCCCCCCTCGAACCGTCGCCCGGGCTGGACCGCCTCCCCGAACTGGTCACCGCGTTCGGCGGCGCGGGGCTCGACGTCGCGGTCACCACCGAGGGCGAGGCGCGACCGCTGTCGCCTGGTGTGGACCTGACGGCGTTCCGGATCGTCCAGGAAGCCCTGACCAACGTCGCGAAACACGCGGGCGTGACGCGCGCCGACGTGCGTCTCGCGTACGGCCCGAGGCTGCTGCGTGTCACCGTGACCAACGACCGCGGGGCCGTCGTGCCGGGCTCGCCGCCGTCGGCGTCCGGTGGCTTCGGTGTCATGGGCATGCGCGAACGCGCGCGGTCCGTGGGCGGCACCTTGCGCGCCGACCCGCGTCCGGACGGCGGATTCACCGTCGCGGCCGAACTGCCCCTCACCGTCTGA
- a CDS encoding nuclear transport factor 2 family protein, translated as MDLRTLADKIEIAELFARYARGVDTKQWDLWRSVFTPDAHLDYSSVTGVVGSRDEVIATLEKALGTTPMTQHFITNIETEIDGDRATARAMFYNPMLLPNMTEQSYCGGYYHHNLVRTPDGWRSEKLVEENLWFVNHPSAAS; from the coding sequence ATGGACTTGCGCACGTTGGCGGACAAGATCGAGATAGCGGAGCTGTTCGCGCGCTACGCACGCGGCGTCGACACGAAGCAGTGGGACCTGTGGAGGTCGGTGTTCACCCCCGACGCCCACCTCGACTACAGCTCGGTCACCGGCGTCGTCGGATCGCGCGACGAGGTCATCGCGACGCTGGAGAAGGCGCTCGGCACGACGCCGATGACCCAGCACTTCATCACGAACATCGAGACCGAGATCGACGGCGACCGGGCCACCGCCCGCGCGATGTTCTACAACCCGATGCTGCTGCCGAACATGACCGAGCAGAGCTACTGCGGCGGCTACTACCACCACAACCTGGTGCGGACCCCCGACGGGTGGCGGAGCGAGAAACTCGTCGAGGAGAACCTGTGGTTCGTCAACCACCCGTCGGCCGCGAGCTGA
- a CDS encoding TetR/AcrR family transcriptional regulator → MTEAPPSPTARQPVPNVRVRARNSRHVLDSAREFVARHGVEELSMRRLADEAEVSVRTLYNLFGDKQGLIAALVQESFDAMDAAAEAVEATDPTDPIERIWEAVAVSVAATTRHVPKAVVAAIVADPGLYRRLSRGWHGRQTVAESIEAATRSGALRADLAPDLLVQHAGTVFLHLLGRWAAGEIDERVLRAGVLHAFDVCLLAIARPHVRARLAEHAAGLEAHRTRLLELDAEGR, encoded by the coding sequence ATGACCGAGGCACCACCGTCCCCGACCGCCCGGCAGCCCGTGCCGAACGTGCGGGTGCGGGCCCGCAACAGCAGGCATGTCCTCGACAGCGCACGGGAGTTCGTGGCCCGGCACGGGGTGGAGGAGCTGTCGATGCGGCGCCTCGCCGACGAGGCCGAGGTGAGCGTCCGCACGCTCTACAACCTGTTCGGCGACAAACAGGGGCTCATCGCCGCACTCGTACAGGAGTCGTTCGACGCGATGGACGCCGCGGCCGAGGCCGTGGAGGCGACCGATCCGACCGATCCGATCGAGCGGATCTGGGAGGCGGTGGCGGTGTCGGTCGCCGCGACGACCCGGCACGTGCCGAAGGCCGTGGTCGCGGCGATCGTCGCCGACCCCGGGCTCTACCGGCGGCTGTCCCGGGGCTGGCACGGCCGGCAGACGGTGGCGGAGTCGATCGAGGCGGCCACGCGCTCCGGCGCGCTGCGCGCCGATCTCGCCCCGGATCTGCTGGTGCAGCACGCCGGGACGGTGTTCCTGCACCTGCTGGGGCGTTGGGCGGCCGGCGAGATCGACGAGCGCGTCCTGCGGGCCGGCGTCCTGCACGCCTTCGACGTGTGCCTGCTCGCGATCGCCCGCCCCCACGTCCGGGCGCGGCTGGCCGAGCACGCCGCGGGGCTGGAGGCCCACCGCACCCGGCTGCTGGAGCTGGACGCCGAGGGTCGCTGA